A portion of the Punica granatum isolate Tunisia-2019 chromosome 7, ASM765513v2, whole genome shotgun sequence genome contains these proteins:
- the LOC116214872 gene encoding early nodulin-like protein 2, which yields MEWHSSKLSPSLGLPAIVFTLCYCLLTSTAAANKFNVGGRNGWVVHPSEDYNQWSGRMRFLINDTLYFRYTKGEDSVLLVNKDDYDKCNKKNPIQRWDDGDTTFALDRSGPFFFISGQDNHCQQGQKLIVVVLSIRRPPVVPGVPPPPTGSAPGTSPPAPGTGAKPPAPGTSSPPSPAPGAMAPAPVISTPPQAPGAAVPAGAPGTSPPAGPALSPSVVPGPAGAPGTSPPAGPALSPSVVPGPAGALPPGTSPPSPPGSTAPSESISPSGSAVPPGSPSSGLPANGTGTPTSPPGSSSAWAIRSTGFGASGVGLVLAMLLWATS from the exons ATGGAGTGGCACAGTAGTAAGTTGTCTCCGAGCCTCGGCTTGCCGGCGATCGTCTTCACGCTCTGCTACTGTCTCTTGACCTCCACCGCCGCCGCGAACAAGTTTAATGTCGGGGGGAGGAACGGGTGGGTCGTCCATCCTTCCGAGGATTACAACCAGTGGTCCGGCAGGATGCGGTTTTTGATCAACGACACCCTCT ACTTCCGGTACACGAAAGGCGAGGACTCGGTTTTGCTCGTGAACAAGGACGACTACGACAAGTGCAACAAGAAGAACCCGATTCAGAGATGGGATGACGGAGACACCACGTTCGCTCTCGATAGGTCGGGccctttcttcttcatcagtGGACAGGACAATCACTGTCAGCAGGGACAGAAGCTCATCGTCGTCGTCTTGTCCATTAGGCGGCCACCTGTGGTTCCGGGAGTGCCTCCTCCACCGACAG GATCAGCTCCGGGCACTTCGCCGCCGGCACCAGGAACTGGAGCAAAGCCACCAGCTCCAGGAACTTCATCTCCGCCATCACCAGCTCCGGGAGCGATGGCACCGGCTCCGGTCATATCAACACCGCCACAAGCTCCTGGAGCAGCAGTTCCCGCCGGAGCCCCTGGCACGTCACCACCGGCAGGTCCCGCCCTGTCACCTTCAGTCGTACCAGGGCCTGCCGGAGCCCCTGGCACATCACCGCCGGCAGGTCCCGCCCTGTCACCGTCAGTCGTACCAGGGCCTGCCGGAGCATTGCCTCCCGGGACTTCACCGCCAAGTCCACCAGGCAGTACTGCACCATCTGAGTCAATATCTCCTTCTGGATCAGCAGTACCCCCTGGGTCTCCATCTTCTGGCTTGCCTGCCAACGGCACAGGTACGCCGACTTCACCACCGGGAAGTTCATCGGCATGGGCTATCCGTTCTACAGGATTTGGCGCGTCCGGCGTCGGTCTCGTGCTCGCTATGCTTTTATGGGCAACTTCATAA
- the LOC116213714 gene encoding phytosulfokine receptor 2: MSAPRGQIFLKWVFLAFLLCSCFGIGKCVQSCHPGDLSALREIAGNLTGGSIITSWSSDHLCCQWDGVICDNVSSSSRVTKLIISKNGLRGSISRSLGRLDQLRWLDLSYNHLRGELPLELSSLRLLEVLDLSHNMLTGPAWGALSGLISIKSLNISSNELTGDLVKLGKFPNLVIFNFSNNSFSGRLSSNACSLSNGIRILDLSKNHFAGGLEFLENCSRSLQQLYLDFNALSGHLPDSLYSVSTLERLSISANNFSGPLSENLSKLSRLKVLDMCGNRFSGPLPNVFGNLTRLEQLIIHSNSFSGPLPSSLSMCSNLQVLDLRNNSLTGRIDLNFSGLPRLYTLDLATNHFNGLLPESLSNCRELKILSLAKNGLTGEIPESYKNLRSLLFLSLSNNSFVNLSGALSVLHNCNNLSTLILTMNFHGEEIPKNVTGFNSLTVLALGKCALKGQLPIWLLNCQKLQVLDLSWNHLDGDIPSWIGKMESLFYLDFSNNSITGEIPKSLTELKSLIYMNCTSSNPAISAGIPLYVKRNQSASSLQYNQISSFPPSIYLSNNRINGSIWPEIGRLKELHVLDISRNNITGPIPSSISNMENLEVLDLSNNNLVGPIPPSLSRLTFLSRFSVANNYLQGPIPTGGQFSSFPNSSFEGNPGLCGTIDSPCNVGITDGTGVKHSNSSGRPRVNKFGRGNIIVITISLGLGFSFLLAVVLLRFSRRDVHDQMDELNEELGRPHRLSEVLESSKLVLFQNSDCKDLTVGDLLKSTSNFNQANIIGCGGFGLVYKANLTNGTKAAIKRLSGDCGQAEREFQAEVEALSRAQHKNLVSLRGYCRHGNERLLIYSYMENGSLDYWLHESEEGSSILNWDVRQKIAQGAARGLAYLHKVCEPNIIHRDVKSSNILLDEKFEAHLADFGLSRLLRPYDTHVTTDLVGTLGYIPPEYSQTLTATFRGDVYSFGVVLLELLTRRRPVEVCKGKNCRDLVSWVFQMRSEKKEEEVIDPSIWENKDHEKQVLEVLSIACNCTNQDPRRRPGIEQVVSWLEGVGLEGFQQS, translated from the coding sequence ATGTCAGCCCCAAGAGGTCAAATTTTCCTCAAATGGGTCTTCTTGGCCTTTCTATTATGCTCGTGTTTTGGTATCGGAAAGTGCGTGCAATCCTGCCACCCGGGTGATCTCTCTGCACTCAGGGAAATCGCAGGGAATCTCACTGGGGGTTCTATCATCACTTCCTGGAGCAGCGACCACCTTTGCTGTCAGTGGGATGGTGTCATCTGCGACAATGTATCGAGTTCCAGCAGAGTCACCAAGCTGATCATTTCCAAAAACGGGCTCAGAGGCTCTATTTCACGGTCTTTGGGCCGATTGGACCAGCTGAGGTGGCTTGATCTCTCCTACAATCATCTGAGAGGCGAATTGCCCTTGGAACTCTCTTCTTTGAGGTTGTTAGAAGTTCTTGATCTCAGCCACAACATGCTCACTGGACCCGCTTGGGGAGCTCTCTCTGGCTTAATTTCAATCAAGTCGCTGAACATCTCTAGCAATGAGTTGACTGGAGATTTAGTCAAGCTCGGGAAGTTCCCAAATCTTGTCATATTCAACTTCAGCAACAATTCCTTCTCTGGGCGGCTCAGCTCTAATGCCTGCAGTTTGTCCAATGGCATTCGCATCCTCGATTTGTCAAAGAACCATTTTGCAGGTGGGCTTGAGTTCTTGGAGAACTGCAGCAGATCTCTCCAGCAACTCTATTTGGACTTCAATGCTCTCTCGGGCCACCTTCCCGATTCACTGTATTCCGTTTCAACTCTTGAGCGGTTATCAATTTCTGCAAACAATTTCTCTGGCCCATTGAGTGAGAACCTGAGTAAGCTCTCTCGTCTAAAAGTTTTGGACATGTGTGGAAATCGATTCTCTGGCCCATTGCCAAATGTCTTTGGTAATCTTACCCGGCTAGAACAGTTAATCATCCACTCCAATTCTTTCTCCGGTCCATTGCCTTCGTCTTTGTCAATGTGCTCGAACCTTCAAGTGCTTGATCTTCGAAACAATTCCTTGACAGGCCGCATTGATCTTAACTTCTCGGGATTGCCCCGTTTGTATACTCTCGATCTTGCCACAAATCACTTCAATGGCCTACTCCCTGAATCCTTGTCCAACTGTCgagagttgaaaattttaagcCTAGCAAAGAATGGGCTGACGGGCGAAATTCCCGAGAGTTATAAAAACCTCAGATCCCTTTTGTTCCTCTCACTCTCAAATAACAGCTTTGTCAATCTATCTGGGGCGTTATCCGTGCTACATAACTGTAACAATCTCAGCACTCTTATCCTCACCATGAATTTCCATGGAGAGGAGATCCCGAAAAATGTTACTGGATTCAACAGTCTGACGGTTTTAGCCCTTGGGAAATGCGCTCTTAAGGGCCAACTCCCTATTTGGTTGCTGAATTGCCAAAAGTTGCAGGTTCTTGACTTGTCATGGAACCACTTAGATGGAGATATCCCTTCCTGGATTGGTAAGATGGAGAGCTTATTCTACTTGGACTTCTCGAACAACTCAATCACAGGAGAGATCCCGAAGAGCTTAACAGAGTTGAAGAGCCTCATTTACATGAACTGCACTTCATCAAATCCCGCCATTTCTGCAGGAATTCCTCTTTATGTGAAGAGGAATCAGAGCGCCAGCAGCCTCCAATACAACCAGATCTCGAGTTTCCCTCCCTCGATATACCTCAGCAATAACAGGATCAACGGAAGTATATGGCCCGAGATTGGTCGGTTGAAAGAGCTCCATGTGCTGGATATTAGCAGGAACAACATAACGGGGCCAATACCAAGCTCGATATCCAACATGGAGAACTTGGAAGTTTTGGACTTGTCTAATAACAATCTCGTTGGGCCAATCCCGCCTTCATTAAGTAGGCTCACTTTCTTGTCAAGGTTTAGTGTAGCCAATAATTACCTTCAGGGACCGATTCCTACGGGAGGGCAGTTCTCGAGCTTTCCCAATTCAAGCTTCGAGGGCAACCCAGGGCTTTGTGGTACAATTGATTCTCCATGCAATGTTGGTATCACTGACGGCACAGGTGTGAAGCATAGTAACTCGTCAGGCAGGCCTCGGGTCAATAAGTTTGGCCGAGGCAATATTATTGTCATTACGATCAGTCTTGGCCTTGGGTTTTCTTTCCTCTTAGCAGTCGTTCTGCTCAGATTCTCAAGGAGGGATGTGCATGATCAGATGGATGAGTTGAATGAAGAGCTTGGGAGGCCCCACAGGTTGTCTGAAGTCCTTGAGTCATCGAAGCTGGTTCTGTTTCAGAACTCTGACTGCAAAGATCTAACCGTTGGAGATTTATTGAAATCCACTAGCAACTTCAACCAAGCAAACATTATtggctgtggtggtttcggttTAGTCTACAAAGCTAACCTCACAAACGGAACCAAGGCTGCGATCAAGAGGCTCTCGGGGGACTGTGGGCAGGCAGAACGGGAATTTCAGGCTGAGGTGGAAGCCCTCTCAAGAGCCCAACACAAGAATCTCGTCTCTCTCCGAGGCTACTGCAGGCACGGGAATGAGAGGCTTCTAATATATTCCTACATGGAGAATGGGAGCTTAGACTATTGGCTCCATGAGAGCGAAGAGGGAAGCTCGATCCTTAACTGGGACGTGAGGCAGAAGATAGCCCAAGGAGCGGCACGTGGTCTGGCCTACTTGCACAAAGTTTGCGAGCCCAACATCATTCACCGGGATGTAAAATCGAGCAACATTCTATTGGACGAGAAGTTTGAGGCTCACTTGGCTGATTTTGGTCTGTCGAGGCTTCTCCGGCCCTATGATACTCATGTAACTACGGATTTGGTTGGAACTCTAGGCTACATCCCTCCGGAATACAGCCAGACATTGACAGCCACTTTCAGGGGAGATGTCTACAGCTTTGGGGTCGTCCTCCTGGAGCTGCTGACGCGGAGGAGGCCCGTGGAGGTCTGCAAGGGGAAGAACTGCCGGGATTTGGTATCGTGGGTGTTCCAGATGAGGTCAGAgaaaaaggaggaggaggttaTCGACCCCTCAATTTGGGAAAACAAAGACCACGAGAAACAGGTCTTGGAAGTTCTCAGTATTGCCTGTAACTGCACCAACCAGGATCCAAGGAGGCGGCCGGGGATCGAGCAGGTTGTATCCTGGCTCGAAGGGGTCGGGCTCGAGGGCTTCCAGCAAAGTTGA